Genomic segment of Pochonia chlamydosporia 170 chromosome 1, whole genome shotgun sequence:
GACAATACATAACTTGGTTTCGCAATTGATGGATTGATCTCAATCCAGAGGAACTCTAGCTAGTCTGTCATTTGAGAAACCAGGTATCATGACTTTCAGCAAAATTTCGAGCAAAGTATCACCATTACTATGGCTAGTTGGTTGTACAGCGGCCATGAATAATGGCCTTGCTCGAACACCACAGATGGGATGGGtaggaaaaagaaaacaatATGGCAAAAAAATTTACTGACATCTTGTAGAATAACTGGAATTCACTGGGCTGCGACGTCTCAGAAGAACTGCTCTTAGACACGTCCGCAAAACTCGTCCACTTTGGCCTGCGAGATGTTGGTTACAACTACGTGGTACTCGATGACTGCTGGTCCAGGGGCCGTAATGAGGAAGGCTTTCTCGTTGTGGATGCTAAGAAGTTCCCTCGTGGCATGAACTTCATTTCAGATTACATCCACGACATGGGCATGCTGTATGGCATGTATTCAAGTGCCGGAGAGATGACGTGCGCACGATACCGTCGGTCTCCAGCAGCCAGCTGTTGCTCAAAGTGCCATTGCTAACATTTATACAGCCGGATCTCTCGACTATGAGAAAAATGACGCCAAATCGTTTGCTTCGTGGGGAGTAGACTACTTGAAGTACGATAATTGCTTCAACATGGGCCGTTTTGGCACACCGGGCACCTCATACGCGAGGTAtgatgccatgtccaagGCTTTGAATAGCACTGGCCGTCCCATGCTGTATTCACTGTGTAACTGGGGAGAGGACTATGTTCATACTTGGGGCATGTCGATTGCCAATTCGTGGCGTATGTCTGGTGATATTTACGATTCGTTTACACGGCCAGACGCGCTTTGCTCGTGAGTGCCTATCACCCATCAGGCCCAAAACATGATAATTTTGTGCATATTCTGACAACCATATTTAGTTGTGATGATCCGCGGGATCCCATTTGCGTTGCACCCGGATCTCGCTGCTCCGTTCtcaacattctcaacaaAGTTGCGCCGTACGCTGCGATCGGCCATCCTGGAGGATGGAACGACTTGGATATGCTCGAAGTCGGCCTAGGAGGCATGACCGACGATGAATATAAAGCTCATTTCACCATGTGGGCAGTAGTAAAGTCCCCGCTGCTGATTGGTGCAGACTTGCGCAAACTCCCTCCCCTGGCTCTTACAATTCTAAACAACCCtgccgtcatcgccatcaaccaAGATCCTGCTGGACGGCCCGCAACCAGAGTCAGTGTAGAATACAACGTCAAAAAGGACAAGTATGGAGTGGGGGAGACACAGGTGTGGTCCGGCCCACTGGCAAACGGCGACCAGGTGGTTGTCTTTCTCAACGCGGCGGACGAGGACTTGGATATGAGAGCTGGCCTGGATGAGATTTTCGTCGCGGAAGGACCAGAATGCTCGGCTGAACATTGCCAGCAGTCTTGGATTGTGTATGACTTGTGGGGAGGACGTATGAAAGAAAATATTGCGAAGAAGATTGTGGATGCTTCTCAagagaaggctgccaaggagctcAAGCACTTGAAGTGGTACAACTCTACTGAGCTGAGTTATAAGGAGGGACTAGATAATGAGGACGAAAGGCTTTTTGGCGTGGAGATTGGCAC
This window contains:
- a CDS encoding alpha-galactosidase (similar to Verticillium alfalfae VaMs.102 XP_003002192.1), with translation MNNGLARTPQMGWNNWNSLGCDVSEELLLDTSAKLVHFGLRDVGYNYVVLDDCWSRGRNEEGFLVVDAKKFPRGMNFISDYIHDMGMLYGMYSSAGEMTCARYPGSLDYEKNDAKSFASWGVDYLKYDNCFNMGRFGTPGTSYARYDAMSKALNSTGRPMLYSLCNWGEDYVHTWGMSIANSWRMSGDIYDSFTRPDALCSCDDPRDPICVAPGSRCSVLNILNKVAPYAAIGHPGGWNDLDMLEVGLGGMTDDEYKAHFTMWAVVKSPLLIGADLRKLPPLALTILNNPAVIAINQDPAGRPATRVSVEYNVKKDKYGVGETQVWSGPLANGDQVVVFLNAADEDLDMRAGLDEIFVAEGPECSAEHCQQSWIVYDLWGGRMKENIAKKIVDASQEKAAKELKHLKWYNSTELSYKEGLDNEDERLFGVEIGTVKAKGILKAKVPKHGVAAFRLRSRDGAPKRYSTTTNDEL